TTGAGTGCCGAATCTGATCAGCAGCTTCGGGTATGGATGCGCCACATCCCGGAGGCGGAGGGTTCTCCTCGTGAAGACGCCAGCGACGGATATCAGGCGTTGGCGCGTATCGAACGTGGTCAGCTGGTGCTGGTCAGGCTGGATCTCGATCTCCCCAACGTACATGGGATCGAATCATCATCGACCTGCGGGCGCATACCCCATCTCTGAAGACCCTCGGGCTCTGCCACAATCTAATCGAGGGCATTGATACGTGCGGGACGGCAACGGCTCTCGGTGCCGAATATGCTCTGGCAAAATCATTCACGGCCGAAGAAGTTCTTTCACGAGTCAAAGGCTTCTTTTTCCCATTCGTGATCAAGCGCTGGTGTGCCTGAGCTCCCCTATTGAGAGGACCGCACAGAGCCGCATCCAGCTGTTTCGAGCCAGTCGTCCTTCCCGGCGACCGTATCGTCGCCTATCCCCGCCCTCGTGATTACTTCGATCAAGTTTTCGGATCGAACGACCGAAGCAATACCATATTGGTTTGCCGAAACTGCCGAAGTCTCAGGTAGTTTGGTAATGGGACAGGTTGTGACACCATTAGCTCTTTCTGGTTACACCAGGCAGTTTTGGGAAGCGTTGCCACGGGGAGACTCGCTGGAGACAGTCGAGTGGGCGCGACGTCACCGGGGTATTGTCTGGCTGTTAGGGAGCCATGCGGTGGGAGTCCCGCTGTTTAGCCTGATGACCGGCTTGTACGTCTGGCCTGGCTTTATTGGCGGGGGGCTGTTGGCGGCCTGTGCCATTCTTGCCCTTACACCTTCACTGGGTGCGCGGTTCCGTGCTGCCTTGGCGACAGGTGGGTTGATATTGGCGTCGACGCTGCTGGTCCATCTATCTGGTGGATATATCGAGTCCCATTTTCATTTTTTTGTGATGATGGCGGTCATCGTCTTGTACCAGGATTGGGTGCCCTTTCTCTTAGCACTCATCTCGATCGTAATCGATCATGGGATCATTGGGACCCTTGCTCCGACCATGGTGTACAACCATTTCGGAGCTCAATATCATCCTTGGATCTGGGCCCTTATCCACGGCGGATTCATCGTAGCCGAGTGTGCGGCTCTCTTGGTCTATTGGCGAGTCAATGAAACGGTACAGGGAGATCTCTACAAAGAAAAAGAACGAGCAGAGGCTGCGAGCAAGGCGAAATCTCAGTTTCTGGCCAATATGAGCCATGAGATTAGGACTCCGATGAACGGAGTGCTGGGTATGGCGGAGTTGCTCTCGCATACGCCACTGACGGAGAAACAACGGCGCTATGTCGACCAGATTCGTGGTTCAGGAGACGACTTACTGCACATCATCAATGACATCCTAGACTTTTCCAAGATTGAGGCAGGCAAGATCACGTTGGAGCGCAAGCCGTTCAACCTGGCTGTGGTTGTACACGAGATTGTGGAATCGTTTCGGGCCAGGGCTCAAGGCAAAGGGCTCACGCTCTCCTGCAGGACCGAGGAGGGAATTCAGGCCAATGTCGTGGGAGATGTCTATCGATTCCGCCAGGTTTTGACTAATTTGATCGGCAATGCCATCAAATTTACGGATGCAGGCACGATATCCGTAACCCTGCAGGGCAGCCGTTGTACGGCAGGATCGTTCCAGATAGTGGTCCAGGATAGCGGGGTTGGCATTTCACAGGAAGCTCAGGCGGCTCTTTTTGCAGAGTTCTCTCAAGTCGATGGTTCTTCGACGAGGAAACACGGAGGCACGGGGTTAGGTCTGGCGATCTCCAAACGACTTGTCGAGCTGATGCAAGGGTCGATCGGAGTGGAGTCGGCACCGGGAACCGGGTCGAGATTTTGGTTTACGGTGCAGTTTGCTGAGGAAGGAATGGACGGCTCGGTGATGGATCATGATTCGGGCTCAGGGGAAATAGCCGCGTAGAACAAGCCACAAAGGAGGCTATGAAATGGAAGTCCATACGCTTGGGTTCGATCAGCAGAAGCGCTGGTCTGTCAGCCATCGACCAAAGATTGACTCGTCTCGAACGCTCGTGGTGCTGTTTGGATCGTCAAGCCTCCTCGATGCCGATGGTCCGATTGCTGAATTG
The Candidatus Nitrospira nitrosa DNA segment above includes these coding regions:
- a CDS encoding ATP-binding protein; translated protein: MGQVVTPLALSGYTRQFWEALPRGDSLETVEWARRHRGIVWLLGSHAVGVPLFSLMTGLYVWPGFIGGGLLAACAILALTPSLGARFRAALATGGLILASTLLVHLSGGYIESHFHFFVMMAVIVLYQDWVPFLLALISIVIDHGIIGTLAPTMVYNHFGAQYHPWIWALIHGGFIVAECAALLVYWRVNETVQGDLYKEKERAEAASKAKSQFLANMSHEIRTPMNGVLGMAELLSHTPLTEKQRRYVDQIRGSGDDLLHIINDILDFSKIEAGKITLERKPFNLAVVVHEIVESFRARAQGKGLTLSCRTEEGIQANVVGDVYRFRQVLTNLIGNAIKFTDAGTISVTLQGSRCTAGSFQIVVQDSGVGISQEAQAALFAEFSQVDGSSTRKHGGTGLGLAISKRLVELMQGSIGVESAPGTGSRFWFTVQFAEEGMDGSVMDHDSGSGEIAA